A genome region from Chitinivibrionia bacterium includes the following:
- a CDS encoding class I SAM-dependent methyltransferase, translating to MKLFPSKNITSAINWALDNIVPPILRDNKFFMYPLMYAAYGKQTEILLDFKEKFPFMSDEELSLCYQQIMNVPVNTRKSDLHTKSLNWITDNLVSGLLKGNFTCFDASCGNGYLLKLIAKKYPNIKCGGGDIAPRKIDDKIEVLATDITNLQHPDKHFDIVLCTHTLEHIRDPQKALEELIRITKKRLIVVVPQQREYKYTVDLHVNFFPYMFDFKRFIVGGGGGYLNAKFLKLGGDLLCCVDME from the coding sequence ATGAAACTGTTTCCAAGCAAAAACATAACTTCTGCAATAAATTGGGCGCTCGACAACATAGTTCCGCCGATTTTGCGGGATAACAAATTTTTCATGTACCCTTTAATGTACGCCGCCTACGGAAAGCAGACCGAAATTCTGCTTGATTTCAAGGAAAAATTCCCGTTTATGAGCGACGAAGAGCTTTCGCTTTGTTATCAACAAATTATGAATGTCCCCGTAAACACAAGAAAATCCGACCTGCATACAAAATCCCTTAACTGGATTACAGATAATCTTGTAAGCGGACTTCTAAAAGGCAATTTCACGTGCTTTGACGCCTCCTGCGGAAACGGATATTTGCTGAAACTAATCGCAAAGAAATACCCAAACATAAAATGCGGCGGCGGCGACATTGCTCCACGAAAAATCGACGACAAAATCGAGGTCTTGGCAACCGACATAACAAATTTACAGCACCCCGACAAACATTTCGACATAGTTTTATGCACCCACACTCTGGAGCATATTCGCGACCCGCAAAAAGCGCTTGAGGAATTGATAAGAATTACAAAAAAGCGACTTATCGTAGTAGTTCCGCAACAAAGAGAATACAAATACACCGTAGATTTACACGTGAACTTCTTCCCCTATATGTTCGATTTCAAGCGGTTTATTGTCGGCGGAGGAGGAGGGTATTTAAACGCGAAATTCTTGAAGCTTGGAGGAGATTTGCTTTGTTGTGTTGATATGGAGTGA